The sequence ACGGCAGTCGCGCGAAGGATGGATCAGTTCGGCCTGGGCCAGCCGCTCGGCCGACCAGGTCGACCCGCCCTGGACCTCTGGGGAGCACACGGGCACCAGCCACTCGTCGAACAGCTTGACCCGGTTCCAGTCGGCCGGAAAACCACCGTTCCCGAGCAGGATGGCGCAGTCGAAGGGTTCGTTGTGGAAGTCCACGGCGTCCAGGTCCATCCAGGCGCTGGTGAGCTGCACGCGATGCTGCGGGTGGCTGAGATGGAAATCGTCGAGCGCCCCGAGCAACCAACGCATGGTCAGGGTCGAAGGCGCCTTCAACCTGAGCGCGTCACGCTGACGATTCACCGCCACGCAGGCATTTTCGATGGTGCGAAAGCCGACCTTGAGCTCCTGCGCCAGTAGCCGTCCGGTGTCGGTCAATGCCAGCCGGGAACCCCGCCGCTCGAACAATTGGCAACCGAGGCTCTCTTCGAGCGTCTTCACGTGCCGGCTGACGGCGCTTTGCGTGATGCACAGGCTCTCGGCCGCCTGGGTGAAGGAGCCGAAGCGCGCCGCCACCTCGAAAGCGCGCAGCGCGTAGAGCGGAGGGATGCGCAGCGTCATGCGGTCAGCCGCCGGCATGAGTAAAACTCATTCGAGATGCTCGTTTTTTCCATTTTGCAACCCTCCAGCCCCCACCAATACTCGCCGTCCATGGGGCCAGCATTGCAGTGGCACCCGGACCGACCAGAGGCCTCCGCCTTTGTATAACCCTAGGGAAGGATGACATGCCCAGTCTCGAGTTCGACCAACTTTTATCTGCCAGCATTCACCACGGGGGGCTCAGCTCGGCGCAAATAGCGCAGATCCTCGAATTCAAGCTGTTCGGCAACGCCAAGGGTTTCCTGCTGCTCGAGGACACCAACATCGGTGAAATCCCGCCGACTCCGGCCTCGCGCACCGAGATACACAAACCAGACGACTGCAGCGAGCGCCTGCTGCTGCAGGCCACCGCCCTGCTCGGCGAACCGATCGGCTATGTACAGGAGTCCGGCGGCTGCATCGTCAACAACTTCTTCCCCCAGCAGACCCAATCACGCGCCGCCACCTCGGACAGCTTCGACACCGAACTCGACCTGCATACCGAGAACGCTTTCCACGCGATCCAGCCCGATTACCTGCTGCTGCTTTGCCTGCGCCAGGATCCGGCCGCCGAGGCTATCACCTACATCGCCTCGATCGAGCGCATTCTCGAGCACCTGAGTTACGAACAGCAGGCCTTCCTGCTCAACGAGCCGTACAACTTTCTCTCCGATTACGGCCCGAACGAGAAGAACCAGCGCATCGACATCAACAAGCACCAGACCGTGCTCTATGGCGATCCCGACGCGCCATTCTTCCGCTTAGACCCGCAGTTCATGGTTGCCTACAGCGACCGCGCCCAGCAATCGCTGGACAACCTGCGCAACATCGCCTGGGAAGTCGTCGAGCCCGTGCGGCTCGGCCCCGGTGACCTGCTGATCATCGACAATCGCCGCACCGCCCATGCACGCAGCCCCTTCACCGCCCGTTTCGACGGCAGCGATCGCTGGATGCAGCGCACCTTCGCCAGCTGCAACCTGCCGCTGTACACCGAAAAGCTGGGCAAACAATCACGCATCTTCGAATTGGTGACCGAGCTATGAACGCCACCTACCTGGCCTTTGCTGCCGCCATCACTCTGCTGATCGCCTCACCCGGCCCCGTGGTAGCCCTGGTCATCGCCGATGCGCGGCGCAGCTGGCCGGCCTGGACCATCCTCGGCGGCGTGCTATCCGCCCAAATCCTGCTGGTCGCGGCCCTGGTGCTGATCTATCTGGCGCTGGATCTGGAGCCAGTGATCCTCGAATGGGGCCAGGTGATCGGTGGTCTTTACCTGATCTGGCTCGGCGCGGACGGGCTATGCGGCGGCAATGACGAAAAGCCGCACCTGCCACGCTCCCACGTTCACTACTTCTGGCGCGCCATGGCCGTGGGCCTGTCGAACCCCAAAGACATCCTCTTCTTCCTCGCGTTTCTGCCCGGTTTCATCCTGCCAGCACAGCCGTTCGCGCCGCAGGCCGCGACATTGATCGCCATCTGGGCATTGGTCGATGTGTCCATTCTGATTACCTACAGCCTGGCGGCGCGGCGTCTGGCCAGTCATCCGCAGCTGCAGCAGGTGCTCGACCTACTGCCGAGCTTCTTCCTGCTGGCCCTCGGCCTGGTGTCCTGCGGCATGGGAGTCAACAGCCTGGTGAATTGAACGAACGCTTGTTCAATATCAAAACTTTTTGATACAGCCATTGCTGTACGAAAAACGACCGACTAGACTGCGCGGCCTATGAGCCTGCGCATTCCCCAGATCTCCTTCGATGACAGCGATCAGCTCGCCGCCCTGTGCAAGGCCGGCGGCGACTCGCTGCGTCTGAATGTGCTGCGGGCGCTGGCCAGCGACTCGTTCGGCGTGCTCGAGCTGGCGCAGATCTTCGCCACGGGCCAGTCGGGCATCAGCCACCACCTCAAGGTGCTGACCCAGGCCGGGTTGCTGGCAACACGCCGAGAAGGCAACGCCATTTTCTATCGCCGCGCCCTGCCGCACGCTGACAGCCTCGGCGGCAGACTGCACGCTGCCTTGCTCGAAGAGGTCGATCAGCTGAGCCTGCCGCTCGAGGTGCAGGCACGCATTGCCGCCGTGCATGCACAGCGCAGTGCCGCCAGCGAGGATTTCTTCATGCGCATGGCCGGCAGCTTCCAGGCGCGCCAGGACATGATCGCGGGACTGCCACAGTATCGTGACAGTGTGGTGGCGCTGCTCGACGCGCTGGATTTCGCGCCGACCGCGACCGCGCTCGAGGTTGGCCCCGGCGACGGCAGCTTTCTGCCCGAGCTGGCCCACCGCTTCGCACAGGTGGTGGCGGTGGACAACAGCCCGGCCATGCTCGAACTGGCGCGTGCGCGCTGTGAACAGGCCGCACTGGACAACGTCGAGCTGAAACTGGCCGACGCCTTGCAGGACGACTGTCCGTCGGCCGACTGCGTCGTGCTGAACATGGTTTTGCATCATCTGGCGGCGCCGGGTGAAGCGCTCAAGCAACTGGCACGGCTGGTGAACCCGGGCGGAAGCCTGCTGGTCACCGAGCTGTGCAGCCACAACCAGAGTTGGGCCAGGGAGGCCTGCGGCGATCTATGGTTGGGCTTCGAACAGGACGATCTGGCCCGTTGGGCCGATGCCGCGGGGCTCACGCCCGGCGAGAGCCTCTACATTGGCTTGAAGAACGGTTTTCAGATCCAGGCCCGGTACTTTTCCCGGCCCACCCCTGACAGCCGACTCACCCACCGGTAATAGGAAACCGATAGATGAGCGAATACTCGATTTTCACCTCCGAGTCCGTGTCCGAAGGGCATCCGGACAAGATCGCCGACCAGATCTCCGATGCGGTGCTGGACGCCATCATCGCCGAGGACAAGCACGCCCGCGTGGCCTGTGAAACCCTGGTCAAGACCGGCGTCGCCATCGTCGCCGGCGAAGTCACCACCAGCGCCTGGGTCGATCTCGAGCAACTGGTGCGCGACGTCATCATCGACATTGGTTACAACAGCTCGGACGTTGGTTTCGATGGCGCCACCTGCGGCATCATCAACATCATCGGCAAGCAGTCGGTGGACATCGCCCAGGGCGTCGACCGCTCCAAGCCGGAAGACCAGGGCGCCGGCGACCAGGGTCTGATGTTCGGCTACGCCAGCAACGAAACCGACGTGCTGATGCCCGCACCGATCCGTTTCTCCCACGCCCTGGTCGAGCGCCAGGCCGAAGCGCGCAAGAACGGCCTGCTGCCGTGGCTGCGTCCGGATGCCAAGAGCCAGGTCACCTGCCGTTATGAAGGCGGCAAGGTGGTCGGCATCGACGCCATCGTGCTGTCCACCCAGCACAACCCGGAGGTCAAGCATTCCGACCTCAAGGAAGCGGTGATGGAGCTGATCGTCAAGCACGTGATCCCGGCCGAACTGCTGCACAAGGACACCCAGTTCCACATCAACCCGACCGGCCAGTTCATCATCGGCGGCCCGGTGGGCGACTGTGGCCTGACCGGACGCAAGATCATCGTCGACACCTACGGCGGCATGGCCCGTCACGGCGGCGGCGCCTTCTCCGGCAAGGACCCGTCCAAGGTCGACCGTTCGGCTGCCTACGCCGGTCGCTACGTGGCCAAGAACATCGTCGCCGCAGGCCTGGCCGAGCGTTGTGAGATCCAGGTGTCCTACGCCATCGGCGTCGCCCAACCGACTTCGATCTCGATCAACACCTTCGGCACCGGCAAGCTGAGCGACGAGAAGATCGTCGCCCTGGTGCGCGAGCATTTCGATCTGCGTCCCTACGCGATCACCACCATGCTCGACCTGCTGCACCCAATGTACAAGGCCACCGCGGCCTACGGCCACTTCGGTCGCGATCCCTATGAAATGACGGTCGGTGGCGACACCTTCACTGCCTTCACCTGGGAAAAGACCGACAAGGCCGACGCCCTGCGCGCGGCTGCGGGTCTGTAAGACCGAGCCGGGCAGAAAAAAGCCCCGCCAGCGTGAGCTGAGCGGGGCTTTTTTGCATCTGTCGACAAACTCAATGCGGGCTTAACCGCCGCATTTACAACATTGCATGAGCCTCACTCGATCGAGCCCTCAAGCCCCACCAACATCCCAGATTCCACCCAGGCTCTGCAATAGCTGGCCGCCTACACCCTGGTTCCCTAAGTACCGCAGCAGGATCGGCGCAAATTGGCCGACCAACCCCGCATCCATGCCCAGCGCGGAAAACGCCCGGCTGACGTCAGGCAGGCTCTGTACGTTATCGACCGCGGCGGCCGTCTGAGCGTTGACAGACGTATCCGCTTTGCCGAGCAAGCCGCTCAGCGCACCCAGTTGGCCGAGTTGATTCAGCCCGCTATCGCCGGTGAGCTTGTCGATCCCCGGTACTG comes from Stutzerimonas stutzeri and encodes:
- a CDS encoding LysR substrate-binding domain-containing protein, whose protein sequence is MTLRIPPLYALRAFEVAARFGSFTQAAESLCITQSAVSRHVKTLEESLGCQLFERRGSRLALTDTGRLLAQELKVGFRTIENACVAVNRQRDALRLKAPSTLTMRWLLGALDDFHLSHPQHRVQLTSAWMDLDAVDFHNEPFDCAILLGNGGFPADWNRVKLFDEWLVPVCSPEVQGGSTWSAERLAQAELIHPSRDCRDWRRWLQRVGLIDVVAWQQGKLFDTLELGISAAAQGHGVSIGDLALVATELQKGALTLPFDQAVRSGDSYYLVWPATGETPATLTRMKGYLLQHLPNTDSRGVRLLD
- a CDS encoding TauD/TfdA family dioxygenase, which encodes MPSLEFDQLLSASIHHGGLSSAQIAQILEFKLFGNAKGFLLLEDTNIGEIPPTPASRTEIHKPDDCSERLLLQATALLGEPIGYVQESGGCIVNNFFPQQTQSRAATSDSFDTELDLHTENAFHAIQPDYLLLLCLRQDPAAEAITYIASIERILEHLSYEQQAFLLNEPYNFLSDYGPNEKNQRIDINKHQTVLYGDPDAPFFRLDPQFMVAYSDRAQQSLDNLRNIAWEVVEPVRLGPGDLLIIDNRRTAHARSPFTARFDGSDRWMQRTFASCNLPLYTEKLGKQSRIFELVTEL
- a CDS encoding LysE family translocator, giving the protein MNATYLAFAAAITLLIASPGPVVALVIADARRSWPAWTILGGVLSAQILLVAALVLIYLALDLEPVILEWGQVIGGLYLIWLGADGLCGGNDEKPHLPRSHVHYFWRAMAVGLSNPKDILFFLAFLPGFILPAQPFAPQAATLIAIWALVDVSILITYSLAARRLASHPQLQQVLDLLPSFFLLALGLVSCGMGVNSLVN
- a CDS encoding ArsR/SmtB family transcription factor; protein product: MSLRIPQISFDDSDQLAALCKAGGDSLRLNVLRALASDSFGVLELAQIFATGQSGISHHLKVLTQAGLLATRREGNAIFYRRALPHADSLGGRLHAALLEEVDQLSLPLEVQARIAAVHAQRSAASEDFFMRMAGSFQARQDMIAGLPQYRDSVVALLDALDFAPTATALEVGPGDGSFLPELAHRFAQVVAVDNSPAMLELARARCEQAALDNVELKLADALQDDCPSADCVVLNMVLHHLAAPGEALKQLARLVNPGGSLLVTELCSHNQSWAREACGDLWLGFEQDDLARWADAAGLTPGESLYIGLKNGFQIQARYFSRPTPDSRLTHR
- the metK gene encoding methionine adenosyltransferase; its protein translation is MSEYSIFTSESVSEGHPDKIADQISDAVLDAIIAEDKHARVACETLVKTGVAIVAGEVTTSAWVDLEQLVRDVIIDIGYNSSDVGFDGATCGIINIIGKQSVDIAQGVDRSKPEDQGAGDQGLMFGYASNETDVLMPAPIRFSHALVERQAEARKNGLLPWLRPDAKSQVTCRYEGGKVVGIDAIVLSTQHNPEVKHSDLKEAVMELIVKHVIPAELLHKDTQFHINPTGQFIIGGPVGDCGLTGRKIIVDTYGGMARHGGGAFSGKDPSKVDRSAAYAGRYVAKNIVAAGLAERCEIQVSYAIGVAQPTSISINTFGTGKLSDEKIVALVREHFDLRPYAITTMLDLLHPMYKATAAYGHFGRDPYEMTVGGDTFTAFTWEKTDKADALRAAAGL
- a CDS encoding DUF2780 domain-containing protein; amino-acid sequence: MKHVPSIAVLVLLSLTTGAASAFSLGEAARAVSGVTGSGTPQNNAQTQALGLIGQLDELGVTPVQAVGGSGALLQLAKQQLSSTDYAQLAKSVPGIDKLTGDSGLNQLGQLGALSGLLGKADTSVNAQTAAAVDNVQSLPDVSRAFSALGMDAGLVGQFAPILLRYLGNQGVGGQLLQSLGGIWDVGGA